Proteins encoded together in one Mycobacterium sp. MS1601 window:
- a CDS encoding Gfo/Idh/MocA family protein, whose amino-acid sequence MSDLRIAVLGVGVMGTDHVARITSKISGARVSVVNDYFTEKAEQLASEIPGCRAVADPLDAIADAEVDAVLLATPGPSHEKQLLACLEHRKPVLCEKPLTTDSASSLEIVRREAELGVPLIQVGFMRRFDHEYVQLKTLLAGGALGEPLLMHCVHRNPAVPTYFDSMMIVRDSLVHEVDVTRFLFDEEITSIQIIKPSANPNAPQGVQDPQIAVLRTTSGKHVDVELFVTTGVAYEVRTEVVGELGSAMIGLDVGLIRKSAPGHWGGQITPGFRERFGQAYDTEIQRWVDAVHSGVNVDGPTTWDGYASTAVCEAGVRSLQSGAVETVELAKR is encoded by the coding sequence ATGTCTGACTTGCGAATTGCCGTTCTGGGTGTCGGTGTCATGGGCACTGATCACGTCGCACGCATCACGTCGAAGATCAGCGGAGCCCGGGTGTCCGTGGTCAACGACTACTTCACCGAGAAGGCCGAGCAACTTGCCTCGGAGATCCCGGGGTGCCGCGCGGTGGCCGACCCGCTGGATGCCATCGCCGACGCGGAGGTCGATGCCGTGCTGCTGGCGACCCCCGGCCCCAGTCACGAGAAGCAACTGCTGGCCTGCCTGGAGCACCGCAAGCCGGTGCTGTGCGAGAAGCCGTTGACCACCGACTCCGCCAGCTCTTTGGAGATCGTGCGGCGCGAGGCCGAACTCGGCGTTCCGCTGATCCAGGTGGGCTTCATGCGCCGATTCGATCACGAGTACGTCCAGCTGAAGACGCTGCTCGCCGGAGGCGCCCTGGGTGAGCCGTTGCTGATGCACTGTGTGCATCGTAACCCAGCTGTACCAACGTATTTCGACAGCATGATGATCGTCCGCGACTCGCTGGTGCACGAAGTGGACGTCACCAGATTCCTCTTCGATGAGGAGATCACGTCCATCCAGATCATCAAGCCTTCCGCCAATCCCAATGCACCCCAGGGCGTGCAGGACCCGCAGATCGCGGTGTTGCGCACCACATCCGGCAAGCACGTCGACGTCGAGCTGTTCGTCACCACCGGGGTGGCCTACGAGGTTCGCACCGAGGTGGTCGGCGAGTTGGGCAGCGCGATGATCGGTTTGGACGTGGGCCTGATCCGCAAGAGCGCACCCGGGCACTGGGGCGGGCAGATCACCCCGGGCTTCCGCGAGCGTTTCGGCCAGGCCTACGACACCGAGATCCAGCGCTGGGTCGACGCCGTCCACAGTGGGGTCAACGTGGACGGGCCCACGACATGGGACGGCTACGCCTCCACCGCCGTGTGCGAGGCCGGAGTACGGTCGCTACAGTCCGGTGCCGTGGAGACCGTGGAGCTGGCGAAGCGCTGA
- a CDS encoding sugar phosphate isomerase/epimerase family protein, with protein MGTILVGSAPDSWGVWFPDDPNQTPYTRFLDEVAAAGYRWIELGPYGYLPTDPQRLLDELGARDLKLSAGTVFEHLHQDASWDAVWSQIEDVARLTAAAGASHVVVIPEMWRDPATGAVLENRTLTPAQWHNKTRGMNDLGRAMFEKYGVRAQYHPHADSHVDTEENIYRFLDGTDAEFVNLCLDTGHVSYCGGDNIAIINRAPERIGYLHLKQVDPGVRAKVAAADLPFGEAVRLGAMTEPPRGIPELPPLLEAVEKLGIDVFAIVEQDMYPCEVDAPLPIARRTRQYLGSCGVPAVRF; from the coding sequence ATGGGCACAATCCTGGTGGGCTCCGCTCCTGACTCCTGGGGTGTGTGGTTTCCCGACGATCCCAACCAGACCCCCTACACTCGCTTCCTCGACGAAGTGGCAGCCGCCGGCTACCGGTGGATTGAGCTGGGACCCTACGGCTATCTGCCCACCGACCCGCAGCGACTACTCGACGAACTGGGTGCTCGTGACCTGAAACTCTCCGCGGGAACGGTTTTCGAGCACCTGCACCAGGACGCAAGCTGGGATGCGGTGTGGAGCCAGATCGAGGACGTCGCCAGACTCACCGCGGCCGCGGGCGCCTCACACGTCGTGGTCATCCCCGAGATGTGGCGTGATCCGGCCACCGGCGCCGTGCTCGAGAACCGCACCCTCACCCCTGCACAGTGGCACAACAAGACCAGGGGTATGAACGACCTGGGGCGTGCCATGTTCGAAAAATACGGTGTGCGAGCCCAATACCATCCGCATGCCGACAGTCATGTGGACACCGAGGAGAACATCTACCGCTTCCTCGACGGCACCGATGCTGAATTCGTGAATCTCTGCCTGGACACCGGGCACGTCTCCTACTGTGGCGGCGACAACATCGCGATCATCAATCGCGCACCCGAGCGCATCGGCTACCTGCATCTCAAACAGGTCGATCCCGGGGTGCGGGCCAAGGTGGCGGCCGCAGACCTGCCGTTCGGTGAAGCGGTCAGACTGGGCGCCATGACCGAACCGCCGCGGGGCATCCCGGAGCTGCCGCCGCTGCTGGAGGCCGTCGAGAAACTGGGCATCGATGTGTTCGCCATCGTCGAGCAGGACATGTACCCGTGCGAGGTCGACGCTCCCCTGCCCATCGCCCGGCGCACCCGACAGTATCTCGGGTCCTGCGGCGTTCCTGCGGTCCGGTTCTGA